One Sporomusaceae bacterium FL31 DNA window includes the following coding sequences:
- a CDS encoding cobalamin/Fe3+-siderophore ABC transporter ATP-binding protein, which yields MSNRALIAVENLSVRLGHKVILKDINLTVRPGEFIGIIGPNGAGKTTLLRSLRGLCPVISGSVTITGQPVSSMTDKQLARIMAYMQQDVNISFGFTALEVVLAGRYPYLEWWQNESNEDYELARKYMQFTGVEKLAGKSVQRVSGGERQRILLAKVLTQETPLILLDEPTASLDLVYQEEIFRHCQTICKQGKAALLVAHDIKLAAKFCTRLILIADTRIVADGEPAQVITVENLRKSYGLHSAVFINQVTGHLDIHTYDCSAEITEQQRVHVIGGGASAGPIIRDLYEKAYTLSGGVFHCGDADIEIAQAFSVDYLAEPALCAIGESLGQQNRIKIEAADWTILCNLCYSNQNLDNLQAAFTARKLIVIEDTPIEERDFTGGEAAALYQKLVSMPQVDRMSTAELIAATGSTIKGA from the coding sequence ATGAGCAATCGTGCGTTGATCGCAGTAGAGAACCTTTCTGTCCGGCTTGGACACAAAGTCATTTTAAAAGATATCAATTTAACTGTGAGACCGGGTGAGTTTATCGGCATTATTGGTCCTAACGGTGCCGGCAAGACAACTTTGCTGCGCAGCCTGCGCGGCTTATGTCCAGTCATTTCCGGTTCGGTTACTATTACGGGTCAGCCTGTTAGCAGCATGACAGATAAGCAGCTGGCGCGGATTATGGCCTATATGCAGCAAGATGTTAATATCTCCTTTGGGTTCACCGCGCTTGAAGTGGTGCTGGCTGGGCGATATCCTTATTTAGAGTGGTGGCAAAATGAAAGTAATGAGGATTATGAGCTGGCTCGCAAATATATGCAATTTACCGGTGTTGAGAAGTTGGCCGGTAAATCGGTGCAGCGGGTATCGGGCGGTGAGCGGCAGCGTATTTTGCTGGCTAAGGTTTTGACTCAGGAGACCCCGCTGATCCTATTGGACGAGCCGACAGCCAGCTTGGATTTGGTGTACCAGGAAGAAATTTTCCGCCATTGTCAGACCATTTGTAAGCAGGGTAAAGCGGCTTTGCTGGTTGCCCATGACATTAAACTTGCGGCTAAGTTCTGTACCCGGCTTATTCTTATTGCCGATACGCGGATTGTTGCTGATGGTGAGCCGGCGCAGGTTATCACGGTGGAGAATCTGCGGAAATCGTATGGATTGCACTCAGCTGTATTTATCAACCAGGTGACCGGACATCTCGATATCCATACCTATGACTGCAGCGCTGAAATTACTGAACAGCAAAGGGTGCATGTAATTGGCGGCGGAGCTTCCGCTGGTCCTATTATCCGAGACCTTTATGAAAAGGCCTACACGTTAAGCGGCGGCGTATTTCATTGCGGGGATGCTGATATTGAGATTGCCCAAGCATTTTCTGTTGATTATCTGGCAGAGCCAGCGCTCTGTGCGATCGGTGAAAGCTTGGGGCAGCAAAACAGAATAAAAATTGAGGCTGCCGACTGGACCATATTATGCAATCTGTGTTATAGCAATCAGAATCTTGACAATCTGCAAGCGGCCTTTACCGCCCGTAAGCTAATTGTTATTGAGGATACGCCGATTGAGGAGCGTGATTTTACCGGTGGTGAGGCCGC
- a CDS encoding corrinoid ABC transporter permease, with the protein MLLAGIVLISLAWGQIYVPIKAMLGVVGNQLGLPGFRDMALTPEQTAVIWHIRLPRILVGILVGAALGVSGAVLQGVFGNSLADPGIIGVSSGAALGAVIAIALGVTANSIFYMPFFALAGSLLAVAITVSLTMRAGKIPVMTLLLSGVAVSMLLGALTSGILTFMNEYRLREFLFWMVGGLDYRRWEHVYLAAGPVLCGIIILCFLARHLNILVLGDQEARSVGVPVAALRLILLFIAAVTTATAVCVSGTIGFVGLIVPHMMRMLIGPEHRTLLPACALAGALFLVGCDTLGRLIIPPSEIRVGIMTALIGTPYFLFLLRRAHQGGE; encoded by the coding sequence GTGTTGCTTGCTGGGATTGTTCTGATATCACTGGCGTGGGGGCAGATTTATGTGCCTATAAAAGCAATGTTGGGCGTTGTGGGTAATCAACTAGGATTGCCGGGGTTTCGGGATATGGCTTTAACTCCAGAACAGACGGCTGTGATCTGGCATATTCGTCTGCCAAGAATCCTCGTCGGAATCTTGGTTGGAGCGGCGCTTGGGGTATCTGGTGCTGTACTGCAGGGGGTTTTCGGTAATTCACTGGCTGATCCCGGTATTATCGGTGTTTCCAGTGGCGCAGCTTTGGGCGCCGTCATAGCGATTGCGTTAGGTGTCACAGCAAACAGCATATTTTATATGCCCTTTTTTGCTTTGGCAGGATCGCTGCTGGCTGTTGCCATTACAGTCAGCTTAACGATGCGGGCAGGAAAGATTCCTGTCATGACGCTGCTTTTATCCGGGGTGGCTGTCAGCATGTTATTGGGGGCATTGACTTCAGGGATTTTGACTTTTATGAATGAGTATCGTCTGCGGGAATTTTTGTTTTGGATGGTAGGCGGTTTGGATTACCGCCGCTGGGAGCATGTTTATCTGGCGGCTGGGCCAGTATTATGTGGGATCATTATTTTATGTTTCCTGGCCCGCCATTTAAATATTCTGGTTCTTGGTGATCAGGAAGCGCGGTCGGTCGGAGTTCCCGTTGCTGCGCTGCGGCTGATTTTGTTATTCATTGCTGCTGTGACTACCGCTACTGCGGTTTGCGTCAGCGGCACAATTGGGTTCGTTGGCTTAATTGTACCTCATATGATGCGGATGCTGATCGGGCCAGAGCATCGCACGCTGTTGCCGGCTTGCGCACTGGCGGGAGCGCTATTTTTGGTTGGCTGTGATACACTAGGCCGCCTCATCATTCCTCCGTCTGAAATTCGCGTAGGCATTATGACAGCCCTGATCGGTACACCGTATTTTTTATTTCTGCTGCGCCGTGCCCATCAAGGAGGCGAATAG